The following proteins are co-located in the Paenibacillus sp. FSL H8-0079 genome:
- a CDS encoding Na(+)/H(+) antiporter subunit C, whose product MEILMCVAVGILFAVAVFLILSRSLLRIVLGMSILTHGVHLLLITMSRLKTGSPPLLGEMAERYVDPLPQALILTSIVINFGLTAFFFVLSYRSYLKLRTDDMEEVRGRPYE is encoded by the coding sequence ATGGAAATATTGATGTGTGTAGCCGTTGGCATTCTGTTTGCGGTTGCCGTCTTTTTAATCTTGTCGCGGAGCCTGCTCCGAATCGTACTTGGTATGTCCATACTAACCCATGGCGTGCATCTGTTGTTGATCACCATGTCACGTCTCAAAACCGGGTCACCACCACTGCTTGGGGAGATGGCTGAACGTTATGTCGATCCACTTCCACAGGCGCTGATATTAACATCCATTGTTATTAATTTCGGACTCACTGCGTTCTTCTTCGTTCTCTCGTATCGCTCCTATCTGAAGCTGAGAACAGACGATATGGAAGAAGTAAGGGGGCGCCCATATGAATAA
- a CDS encoding Na+/H+ antiporter subunit A yields MSLLHVAVILPFAAGILLATLHRFFRKLHLGWPVLLVPALLFVTFASLIPAVSQRNTVSGNIPWIPSLDIGFNLYLDGLSLMLTLLITGIGVLVVLYSIFYMDMKEALNRFYLYLLMFMGAMLGVVLSDNMIVLYGFWELTSITSFLLIAFHYKRKASTSGAQKSFLITVFGGFAMLTGFMMMYLITGTFSIRATIAGLGQFQESALFLPALVLILIGAFTKSAQFPFHIWLPDAMEAPTPVSAYLHSATMVKAGLYVVARFTPIFGGQGLWFWLVTGVGLLTLCYGSFLAVKKNDLKAILAYSTISQLGLIMSLFGVGSAALYFGYGESSAMYTVAITAALLHLFNHATFKAALFMVVGIVDHETGTRDIRKLGGLASFMPITFTVALIGSLAMAGMPPFNGFLSKELFFQAMVEVTHLRIFGLGSWSVLLPVFAWLASVFTLIYALIIVFKTFLGRSQSEIPAEKLHEAPAGMLIPPVVLGILVIIFGLFPNLLAGSLIEPAMAAVLPSLLNGNERFDVHFSLWHGWTPELIMTIGVVILGITLYKLLPRWRNIYEHYPQGLTINNMYHVVLDNLQHYARKWTEAYMNGSVRSYLVYIFSFTVALLVYAFFRSGENITWNLQGNAPFSFYEVVLLVTLIGAAVSIPFAKNRLSAVIMTGAVGYLVTLLFVLFRAPDLALTQMIVETVSVALFLLCFYHLPELQRGKSSRRYLTVNMIVAIAVGVVMTFVALAASGTASLESISTFFLQEAYDSAGGKNVVNVLLVDFRGFDTLLEIMVLGVASLSIYSMINLNLEAKDLGARLKFRKKEENQDSESDLDDETDNTKKYGNRERSSSSWDTVPLQSNDVLLQTTTKVVVFIILTFAMHLFFAGHHNPGGGFIGGLVTAAALVLIALAFSTDTIRKALPVDFRILTGIGLGIALLTGAGSFIFGVPFLSQTFGYFELPLLGETELATAMLFDLGVYLAVLGVTMTIILQIGEDR; encoded by the coding sequence TTGAGCCTGCTTCATGTTGCTGTTATTCTGCCTTTTGCCGCTGGCATTCTTCTTGCCACGCTGCATCGTTTCTTCCGTAAATTACATTTGGGATGGCCGGTTCTCCTTGTCCCGGCACTATTATTTGTAACCTTTGCGAGCCTCATACCCGCTGTGTCCCAGCGCAACACCGTATCCGGAAATATCCCATGGATTCCTTCACTGGACATTGGATTTAACTTATATCTGGACGGTCTAAGCCTGATGCTGACACTGCTAATCACCGGAATCGGTGTGCTCGTTGTGCTCTACTCCATCTTCTACATGGATATGAAAGAAGCCCTGAACCGCTTCTACCTGTATCTGTTGATGTTCATGGGAGCCATGTTGGGCGTAGTGCTGTCTGATAATATGATCGTGCTATACGGATTCTGGGAATTGACCAGTATTACGTCATTCCTGTTGATTGCATTTCATTACAAACGTAAAGCCTCGACTTCAGGAGCACAAAAATCATTCCTGATTACGGTATTTGGCGGTTTCGCCATGCTTACCGGATTCATGATGATGTATCTCATTACAGGAACGTTCAGTATTCGTGCAACCATTGCAGGGTTGGGACAGTTTCAGGAAAGCGCACTATTTCTGCCAGCGCTTGTCTTGATCCTGATTGGAGCTTTCACCAAATCAGCCCAATTCCCGTTCCATATCTGGTTACCGGATGCCATGGAAGCTCCTACACCAGTGAGTGCCTATCTGCACTCAGCCACCATGGTCAAGGCCGGACTGTACGTTGTGGCCAGGTTCACACCGATCTTCGGTGGACAGGGACTCTGGTTCTGGCTGGTCACTGGCGTTGGTCTTCTGACTTTGTGTTATGGATCATTCCTGGCGGTGAAAAAAAACGATCTCAAAGCGATTCTCGCCTATTCGACCATCTCTCAACTTGGTCTGATCATGTCCCTATTCGGGGTTGGATCTGCTGCTCTCTACTTCGGATATGGCGAGTCCTCTGCGATGTACACCGTGGCGATAACCGCTGCGCTGCTTCACCTGTTTAATCATGCGACCTTCAAGGCCGCTCTGTTCATGGTCGTAGGCATCGTCGATCATGAAACGGGTACACGTGACATTCGGAAGCTCGGTGGACTTGCTTCATTCATGCCAATTACATTCACCGTAGCACTGATCGGCTCACTTGCCATGGCGGGGATGCCGCCGTTCAACGGATTCCTGAGCAAGGAGCTATTCTTCCAGGCGATGGTCGAAGTCACGCATCTGCGAATCTTTGGACTTGGTTCCTGGAGTGTTCTACTGCCGGTATTCGCTTGGCTTGCAAGTGTGTTTACCCTGATCTATGCGCTTATTATCGTGTTCAAAACATTCCTCGGTCGTAGCCAAAGCGAGATCCCTGCCGAGAAGCTGCACGAAGCGCCCGCCGGTATGCTCATTCCGCCCGTTGTTCTCGGTATTCTTGTCATCATCTTCGGACTCTTTCCGAACCTGCTGGCCGGATCACTGATCGAACCGGCAATGGCCGCTGTGCTTCCTTCCCTACTGAATGGGAACGAGCGCTTTGATGTACATTTCTCTCTGTGGCATGGATGGACTCCGGAACTAATTATGACCATCGGAGTCGTGATTCTGGGAATCACTCTCTACAAGCTGTTGCCACGATGGAGGAATATTTATGAGCATTATCCACAAGGATTAACGATTAACAATATGTACCATGTCGTACTCGATAATCTTCAGCATTATGCACGTAAATGGACGGAAGCCTATATGAATGGCTCGGTTCGTAGTTATCTCGTTTATATTTTCTCATTCACAGTTGCCTTACTGGTCTATGCCTTCTTCCGTTCAGGCGAAAATATTACCTGGAATCTGCAGGGCAATGCGCCCTTTTCATTCTATGAAGTCGTACTGTTAGTCACGCTCATTGGTGCCGCGGTGTCGATTCCATTTGCCAAGAACAGACTGTCAGCAGTCATTATGACCGGAGCGGTTGGTTACCTCGTAACCCTGCTGTTCGTACTCTTCCGGGCACCGGATCTGGCACTTACACAGATGATTGTTGAGACGGTATCTGTTGCACTGTTCCTGCTCTGCTTCTACCATCTGCCTGAACTGCAACGTGGCAAATCAAGCCGCAGATATCTCACGGTGAATATGATCGTAGCGATTGCAGTCGGGGTCGTGATGACTTTCGTTGCATTAGCTGCAAGCGGAACCGCATCACTGGAGAGCATTTCTACCTTTTTCCTTCAGGAAGCGTATGACTCGGCCGGTGGTAAAAATGTCGTAAACGTGTTGCTGGTAGATTTCCGTGGCTTCGATACGTTATTGGAAATCATGGTGCTGGGCGTTGCTTCATTATCCATCTATTCCATGATTAATCTGAACCTTGAAGCGAAGGATCTCGGAGCCCGATTGAAGTTCCGCAAAAAAGAGGAAAATCAGGATTCCGAGTCTGATCTGGATGATGAAACGGACAATACGAAAAAGTATGGTAACCGGGAACGCAGCTCATCCTCGTGGGATACTGTACCCTTGCAGAGTAATGATGTATTGCTGCAAACGACCACCAAGGTCGTTGTGTTCATCATACTGACGTTTGCCATGCACCTGTTCTTCGCAGGACACCACAATCCGGGCGGAGGCTTCATCGGCGGCCTGGTCACAGCGGCAGCGCTCGTATTGATTGCTCTGGCATTCAGTACAGATACGATACGCAAAGCGTTGCCCGTTGACTTCCGTATTCTAACAGGAATCGGCTTGGGTATAGCCTTACTTACGGGCGCGGGTTCATTTATATTCGGAGTACCGTTCCTCAGTCAAACCTTCGGCTATTTCGAACTTCCTTTGCTGGGAGAGACAGAACTTGCCACGGCCATGCTGTTCGATCTTGGCGTGTATCTCGCTGTCCTGGGTGTCACCATGACCATCATTCTACAGATCGGGGAGGATCGCTGA
- a CDS encoding IS110 family transposase, producing MKSVTKYVGLDVSKEKIAVAVANEGREPAYFIGMFPHTEKAVRKFIQTLTQDGSSLEICYEAGPTGYALYRLLTKMGISCSVIAPSLIPSRPGDRVKTDRRDALKLAQLLRSGELQAVYVPTEADEALRDLVRAREDSKENLLRAKHRLTKFLLRHSIPGPEGVRRWSVKYWSWLKVLRLPNAVQQTVLQEYIHTIQEEMLRLERLEKYMAQEAQSGPRASLITALQVLRGVALITAITLVAEVGSFLRFPKGSSFMSYTGLVPSEYSTGQTTRRGATTKAGNRHVRRAAVEAAWSYRYQPALKGKLLQRQQGQNAEVCAMAWHAQVRLHEKYRKLLSRGMNKNKVITAIARELSGFVWAIASQIETQQRVANQTT from the coding sequence ATGAAGTCTGTCACAAAATATGTGGGTTTAGACGTATCTAAAGAAAAAATTGCCGTTGCTGTCGCGAACGAGGGCCGTGAGCCTGCTTATTTTATCGGGATGTTCCCCCATACAGAAAAAGCGGTTCGTAAGTTTATTCAGACCTTGACTCAGGATGGTAGCTCACTTGAAATTTGTTATGAAGCAGGTCCTACCGGCTACGCATTGTATCGGTTGCTTACAAAGATGGGCATTTCCTGTTCGGTGATTGCTCCGTCGCTTATCCCTTCTCGTCCAGGCGACCGGGTGAAAACGGATCGGCGGGATGCTTTAAAGCTCGCACAACTTCTTCGTTCAGGTGAGCTACAGGCTGTCTACGTTCCCACCGAAGCGGATGAAGCCTTGCGCGATTTAGTTCGTGCCCGGGAAGATAGTAAGGAAAATCTGCTTCGCGCTAAACATCGTTTAACGAAGTTCCTTCTTCGCCATAGTATTCCTGGACCCGAAGGGGTTCGTCGCTGGTCGGTGAAATATTGGTCCTGGTTAAAGGTGCTGCGTCTTCCTAATGCCGTTCAGCAGACAGTTCTTCAGGAATACATTCATACGATTCAAGAAGAGATGCTACGCCTAGAACGCTTGGAAAAATACATGGCTCAAGAAGCTCAGAGTGGCCCACGGGCTTCCCTCATTACCGCTTTACAAGTTTTGCGCGGCGTGGCTCTAATCACAGCGATCACGCTGGTGGCAGAAGTCGGTAGTTTTCTTCGGTTTCCAAAAGGGAGTTCGTTTATGAGTTACACCGGACTCGTTCCCAGCGAGTACTCCACCGGGCAAACGACGCGTCGAGGAGCCACAACAAAAGCAGGCAATCGGCATGTACGCCGAGCTGCTGTTGAGGCTGCCTGGAGCTATCGGTATCAGCCTGCCTTGAAAGGGAAATTGCTGCAGCGACAACAGGGTCAGAACGCTGAAGTGTGTGCCATGGCTTGGCACGCTCAGGTTCGTTTACACGAAAAATATCGAAAGCTCCTTTCCCGGGGCATGAACAAGAATAAAGTCATTACCGCAATTGCAAGAGAACTCAGCGGATTTGTTTGGGCAATTGCTTCTCAGATCGAAACCCAGCAGCGCGTTGCAAATCAAACGACGTAG
- the mnhG gene encoding monovalent cation/H(+) antiporter subunit G, whose product MMEIVNVAAETAIGLLVLLGALLSALSAFGLIRLPDVYLRAHAATKSMTLGVFCVLSATFFFFWYFDNYISARLLLGILFVFITAPVAGHLNGRAAYRTDVPLWEQSVQDELEPLLKGKKVNHEAKDMME is encoded by the coding sequence ATGATGGAGATCGTTAATGTAGCCGCTGAAACAGCCATAGGTCTACTCGTACTGCTCGGTGCATTGCTTAGTGCACTCAGTGCGTTCGGACTTATTCGACTGCCTGACGTATATCTGCGAGCCCATGCCGCAACCAAAAGTATGACGCTTGGCGTGTTCTGTGTACTAAGCGCTACGTTTTTCTTCTTTTGGTACTTCGACAACTATATTAGCGCACGCTTGTTGCTAGGTATCCTGTTCGTATTCATCACGGCTCCCGTCGCCGGACACCTGAACGGACGGGCCGCCTATCGCACAGATGTGCCACTGTGGGAGCAAAGCGTTCAAGATGAACTGGAACCTTTGTTAAAAGGTAAAAAGGTGAACCATGAGGCCAAGGATATGATGGAATAA
- a CDS encoding Na+/H+ antiporter subunit D, which translates to MNNLVVLPILLPLITGVLALLFFRKTNIQRIISVIGLLFTAAVSTILITRVAQTGVLTLNMGGWAPPYGIVLVADMVSALLVVAASIIALACLLYAFRSVNKEREEHHFYPFFHFLIAGVNGSFLTGDLFNLFVSFELMLISSYALIVLGGTERQLRETIKYVLINIVSSALFVASIGFLYSITGTLNMADLSVKIAEVGQSGVVTLIAVLFLIVFSIKAGLFLFFWLSGSYAAPPAVVTALFAGLLTKVGLYAIVRTFTLIFYHDPDFFHALIGWMAGATMVLGVIGAISYRDVNKILIYNVVAGVGFVAFGMASASRPALEGLLFYMLHDMLIKTLLFLLGGALIAVAGTSKLDNMGGLIHRYPLLGWMFFISALALAGLPPFSGFPGKLLLFEGGLQAGLYGLTGIAVLSSLLMLYSVLRIFIQAFWGEPPAGVTRRPYAVNGLLIPAGILFVFIIVMGVGAEGMFQLTSRAGDILLHPNIYIDAVLKE; encoded by the coding sequence ATGAATAATCTCGTCGTCCTGCCGATTCTGTTGCCATTGATTACAGGTGTTCTGGCCCTTCTGTTTTTCCGGAAAACGAACATCCAACGGATCATTAGTGTCATCGGACTTTTATTCACCGCAGCAGTCTCCACGATACTCATTACACGTGTGGCTCAAACTGGAGTTCTAACGCTTAATATGGGTGGATGGGCCCCTCCCTATGGTATTGTGCTTGTTGCGGACATGGTATCGGCGTTGCTTGTCGTCGCCGCTTCCATCATCGCACTGGCGTGTCTGCTGTATGCGTTCCGCAGTGTGAACAAGGAGCGGGAAGAGCATCACTTCTATCCGTTCTTTCATTTCCTGATTGCGGGCGTTAACGGTTCATTCCTAACCGGAGATTTGTTCAATTTGTTTGTCAGCTTTGAACTGATGCTCATCTCTTCTTATGCACTGATCGTATTGGGAGGTACCGAAAGACAACTGCGAGAAACGATCAAATATGTCTTGATTAACATCGTCTCTTCAGCACTGTTTGTCGCTTCCATCGGCTTCCTCTACTCCATTACTGGCACACTGAACATGGCGGACTTGTCCGTCAAAATTGCTGAGGTGGGACAGAGCGGGGTCGTTACCCTGATTGCCGTACTCTTCCTGATCGTATTTAGCATCAAGGCCGGACTGTTCCTGTTCTTCTGGTTGTCCGGCTCTTATGCGGCGCCACCTGCAGTCGTCACTGCATTGTTCGCAGGATTGCTCACGAAGGTTGGCCTGTACGCGATTGTGCGAACATTCACACTGATCTTCTATCATGATCCTGATTTCTTCCATGCACTGATCGGGTGGATGGCAGGTGCCACGATGGTTCTTGGTGTCATCGGTGCGATCTCATACCGCGATGTAAACAAGATTCTCATCTACAACGTGGTCGCAGGTGTAGGGTTTGTCGCTTTCGGTATGGCCTCGGCCAGTCGTCCTGCACTGGAAGGTCTGCTCTTCTACATGCTGCATGATATGTTGATCAAAACATTGCTCTTCCTGCTCGGCGGTGCCTTGATCGCTGTTGCCGGAACATCAAAGCTCGACAACATGGGTGGGCTAATCCATCGTTATCCGTTGCTTGGTTGGATGTTCTTCATTAGCGCACTTGCCTTGGCAGGCTTGCCTCCATTCAGTGGTTTTCCGGGTAAGTTGCTTCTCTTCGAAGGTGGCTTGCAGGCAGGCTTGTATGGTCTGACCGGTATAGCGGTGCTCTCCAGCTTGTTGATGTTATATTCGGTACTGCGCATCTTCATACAAGCGTTCTGGGGCGAACCGCCTGCGGGGGTTACAAGACGCCCTTACGCGGTGAACGGCCTGCTGATTCCTGCCGGAATTCTGTTTGTATTCATCATCGTAATGGGTGTGGGGGCTGAAGGCATGTTCCAGTTGACCTCTCGCGCAGGCGATATTCTACTGCATCCCAATATTTATATTGATGCCGTATTGAAGGAGTAG
- a CDS encoding alpha/beta hydrolase family protein, with the protein MSDIEAYLQQQTNLRGRSAYQADQPMELWRSQLRTSVKERLGGFPTMPAALNPVLLERITCDGYIRERVEITTYAGLRMPVYMLIPNDVSVTDVKRPAIVACHGHGYGSREISGMEPDGSPRTGEPGLHKDFAVALVKRGYVVAAPELLGFGDRRLEEDRDAPPGTSSCTKIAAHLLMVGKTLAGHRVYETTRVLDYVSSRDEVDSERIGSMGISGGGLVTAFTAALDERFRAAVVSGYASSFQGSILDRNHCLDNYMPGILREAELPDIIGLIVPRPLFIEAGSDDQVFPIHTAREAYARLTHIYEQAGAEESLDADFFIGGHEISGAKAYDWLDQVL; encoded by the coding sequence ATGTCGGATATAGAAGCCTATCTGCAACAACAAACGAATCTTCGTGGTCGTTCCGCGTATCAAGCAGATCAACCTATGGAGTTATGGCGCAGTCAGTTACGTACAAGTGTGAAAGAACGACTGGGCGGTTTTCCAACGATGCCAGCAGCGCTCAATCCTGTATTACTGGAGCGCATTACATGTGACGGTTATATCCGCGAGCGGGTAGAGATCACGACCTATGCAGGACTTCGCATGCCTGTGTACATGTTGATTCCAAACGATGTAAGCGTTACTGATGTGAAGAGACCTGCGATCGTTGCTTGTCATGGACATGGGTACGGTAGCCGAGAGATATCGGGCATGGAACCAGATGGGTCACCACGGACAGGAGAGCCTGGGTTGCACAAGGATTTTGCAGTAGCTCTTGTGAAGCGGGGATATGTGGTTGCAGCTCCAGAGCTGCTCGGATTTGGTGATCGAAGACTGGAAGAGGATCGCGATGCGCCACCAGGGACAAGTTCCTGTACGAAAATCGCTGCGCATCTGCTCATGGTGGGGAAGACTCTAGCTGGGCATAGAGTATACGAAACAACGCGTGTACTGGATTATGTATCGAGTCGGGATGAAGTGGATTCGGAGCGAATCGGAAGCATGGGCATTTCGGGCGGTGGACTGGTGACCGCATTTACAGCCGCACTGGATGAACGTTTCCGTGCAGCTGTCGTGAGTGGTTATGCAAGTTCATTCCAGGGTAGCATACTGGATCGGAACCATTGTCTGGACAACTATATGCCAGGTATCCTGCGTGAAGCGGAGTTGCCGGATATCATCGGTCTGATTGTGCCTAGGCCACTCTTTATAGAAGCTGGTAGTGATGACCAGGTGTTCCCAATTCATACAGCAAGAGAGGCGTATGCGCGTTTGACACATATCTATGAACAAGCCGGAGCAGAAGAATCGCTAGATGCAGATTTCTTTATAGGTGGACATGAGATTAGCGGAGCGAAAGCCTATGACTGGCTTGACCAAGTTCTGTGA
- a CDS encoding Na+/H+ antiporter subunit E encodes MAFQIVLNLIIAFVWMFLNNAWNGVGFLIGYLLGLLLIGGMRRFFPQRFYIVRVWAIIKLINLLFKELVRASIEVIRQIIKPKLDIRPGIFTYRTELSSDWEVTLLCLLISLTPGSLPLEISGNQRKLFIHALDIKDEQKLRDDIQNTFEKAIMEVTR; translated from the coding sequence ATGGCCTTTCAGATTGTACTGAATCTTATCATTGCCTTTGTATGGATGTTTCTGAACAATGCCTGGAATGGTGTTGGTTTTCTCATAGGTTACCTGCTCGGACTGCTTCTCATCGGGGGGATGCGCCGATTCTTCCCCCAGCGCTTCTATATTGTGAGAGTCTGGGCCATCATCAAACTGATTAATTTGCTGTTCAAGGAATTGGTGCGTGCCAGCATTGAGGTTATACGCCAGATTATCAAGCCTAAGCTCGATATACGTCCAGGTATTTTCACATATAGGACTGAATTGTCCTCGGATTGGGAGGTCACCCTGCTCTGTCTGCTCATCTCATTGACACCAGGTTCCCTGCCGCTTGAAATCTCGGGCAATCAACGCAAACTATTTATTCACGCACTGGATATTAAGGATGAACAGAAACTGAGAGATGATATCCAAAACACATTCGAAAAAGCAATTATGGAGGTGACGCGTTAA
- a CDS encoding GDSL-type esterase/lipase family protein: protein MKWSTSVKYLLSLVLFASTIGISLGSSGGHIAEAATDNYRFDFGSGSVESGYTGVSAGDGYTATKGYGFNTPANMRNVSASGSGVMSDAVQFLTFGTKSTNTFNVDLSNGLYEVKVVLGNTARASVAAEGVYQIINMTGNGATDQFQIPVTDGQLNLLVTEGKTGTAFTLSALEIRKISNQAVTNRTIYIGGDSTVCNYYPLGSSVQGGWGQLFPSYVNNATFQVRNMASSGQFARGFRDDGQMEAILKYIKPGDYFILQFGINDTNAKNNTTETQFKEIMRDMVRQVKNKGATVILSTPQGRATDFNSANVHQAENRWYNQSTRALAQEEGVTLVELNKLSSAYFTSIGPAATLALYMTGDSLHPNRQGAAQLARIVAEDLRRQGLNGF, encoded by the coding sequence ATGAAATGGTCAACATCCGTAAAATATCTACTATCTCTTGTTCTGTTTGCAAGTACGATCGGCATTAGTCTGGGAAGCAGTGGAGGGCACATCGCCGAAGCGGCAACGGACAATTACAGATTTGATTTTGGCTCGGGTTCAGTTGAGAGCGGTTACACAGGTGTGTCCGCAGGAGACGGCTATACTGCGACGAAAGGATATGGTTTCAACACACCTGCTAATATGAGAAATGTGTCTGCCTCTGGAAGCGGAGTTATGAGTGATGCTGTACAGTTTCTGACATTTGGCACGAAGAGCACCAATACCTTCAATGTGGATCTGTCCAATGGTCTCTATGAGGTCAAAGTGGTTCTGGGCAATACAGCCAGAGCGAGTGTGGCTGCAGAAGGTGTATACCAGATTATCAATATGACGGGCAACGGGGCGACGGACCAATTTCAAATTCCGGTGACTGACGGGCAATTAAACCTGCTGGTTACGGAAGGAAAGACAGGCACCGCCTTCACACTTAGTGCTCTCGAAATCCGAAAAATATCCAATCAGGCCGTGACCAATCGCACGATCTACATTGGTGGCGACTCAACGGTGTGCAATTACTATCCGCTTGGCAGCAGTGTACAGGGAGGTTGGGGACAGCTATTTCCATCCTATGTGAACAATGCCACCTTCCAGGTTCGAAATATGGCATCAAGTGGTCAATTTGCGAGAGGTTTCCGCGATGATGGTCAGATGGAAGCGATTCTGAAGTATATCAAGCCAGGAGATTATTTCATTTTGCAATTTGGAATTAACGATACCAATGCCAAGAACAATACAACGGAGACTCAGTTCAAAGAGATTATGCGGGATATGGTACGCCAGGTGAAGAATAAAGGAGCGACGGTCATCCTCTCCACGCCTCAGGGGCGGGCAACGGACTTCAATTCCGCCAATGTGCATCAAGCGGAGAACCGCTGGTACAATCAATCCACCCGTGCACTCGCTCAGGAAGAAGGAGTCACACTTGTTGAACTGAATAAGTTAAGTTCCGCTTATTTCACGTCCATTGGTCCGGCGGCAACACTTGCTCTGTATATGACAGGAGATAGTTTGCATCCGAATCGTCAAGGTGCTGCACAGCTTGCGCGCATTGTTGCCGAGGATCTGAGAAGACAGGGACTGAATGGCTTCTGA
- a CDS encoding Na(+)/H(+) antiporter subunit F1 produces MLSSLLFISLLILSLAILGCLYRVLRGPSMADRITALDTIGINVIAIVAVLSMMLQTQAYLDIILLIGILAFLSTVAFARYIERGAVFKNDGDR; encoded by the coding sequence ATGTTATCCTCACTGTTGTTCATCTCATTGCTCATTCTCTCCTTAGCCATTCTGGGTTGCTTGTACAGAGTGCTTCGGGGACCATCCATGGCTGACCGGATCACGGCACTGGATACGATCGGTATCAATGTGATTGCCATCGTTGCCGTTCTGTCGATGATGCTGCAAACCCAGGCCTATCTGGATATCATCTTGCTGATTGGTATTTTAGCTTTTCTAAGTACGGTGGCATTTGCACGTTATATTGAACGGGGGGCGGTATTCAAAAATGATGGAGATCGTTAA